The following are from one region of the Penaeus vannamei isolate JL-2024 chromosome 28, ASM4276789v1, whole genome shotgun sequence genome:
- the HtrA2 gene encoding serine protease HTRA2, mitochondrial yields MPFMRRLGIVIAQSLATKHQKRHVASLQSLCRNASHTVSAAKEFQEGNNRNSNHNSSYTRTALGLGAGLLLGATAKTLYDERTKDKEFPKGILPAVQASSPLPPEDGSVGKENAPTYFRKRDMFNFVADAVEKASAGVVFISISDTRRHIVRNHQHLSNGSGFIVGEDGLILTNAHVVSNFPQSAAIKVRLLDGKEYSAVVEEIDTVSDLALLRINCTGLTPLKLGDSSAVRPGEFVAALGSPLSLSNSVTVGVVSSTDRGSGELGLRGRDMQYIQTDAAITFGNSGGPLINLDGEVIGINSMTVTSGISFAIPVDHAKAFMNKAEKKRVDLAKYPKPSTAQRRYLGVTMLTLTKSILQELQSRGGPMSSIPSDIAQGVFIWKVVVGSPAYQSGLIPGDIITHINNDPVASSRDVYRSLEQKGDLVMVVVRNGQRYKVVVSPEV; encoded by the exons ATGCCATTCATGAGGC GCCTAGGGATTGTAATAGCCCAGTCATTGGCAACGAAGCACCAGAAACGTCATGTTGCATCTCTACAAAGTTTATGTAGAAATGCTTCCCACACTGTCTCAGCAGCCAAGGAGTTCCAGGAAGGAAACAATAGGAACTCCAATCACAACTCCTCTTACACCCGCACAGCTCTGGGACTAGGAGCAGGTCTCCTCCTAGGAGCCACAGCAAAGACGTTGTATGACGAAAGAACGAAGGACAAAGAATTCCCCAAAGGCATTCTTCCAGCAGTTCAAGCATCTAGCCCTTTGCCTCCTGAGGATGGCTCCGTAGGAAAGGAGAATGCTCCAACCTATTTCAGGAAGAGGGACATGTTCAATTTTGTTGCGGATGCTGTTGAGAAAGCTTCAGCTGGCGTGGTCTTTATTTCCATAAGTGATACAAG GAGGCACATTGTTCGGAATCATCAACATCTGTCAAATGGATCGGGTTTCATTGTGGGCGAAGACGGACTCATTCTCACCAATGCTCATGTTGTCAGCAATTTTCCACAGTCTGCAGCCATTAAG GTTCGTCTACTAGATGGCAAAGAGTATTCTGCAGTTGTAGAAGAAATTGACACTGTATCAGATTTAGCTTTGTTAAGAATCAATTGT ACGGGACTTACTCCGCTAAAACTTGGGGACTCAAGTGCCGTAAGACCAGGAGAGTTTGTAGCTGCCTTAGGCTCTCCTCTATCACTGTCAAACTCTGTCACAGTGGGTGTTGTTTCATCAACCGATCGAGGGAGTGGCGAGCTCGGCTTACGAGGGAGAGACATGCAGTACATCCAAACCGATGCagccattact TTTGGCAACTCAGGAGGCCCTCTAATCAACTTGGACGGAGAAGTCATTGGAATAAATTCCATGACGGTAACTTCGGGAATCTCATTTGCCATCCCTGTAGATCATGCCAAGGCGTTTATGAACAAAGCTGAGAAGAAAAGAGTTGATCTAG CCAAATATCCAAAACCAAGTACTGCTCAGCGGCGATATTTAGGCGTTACTATGCTGACCCTGACAAAGTCCATTCTGCAAGAGCTGCAGTCTAGAGGTGGTCCCATGTCGAGTATTCCATCAGACATCGCACAAGGGGTCTTCATATGGAAAGTTGTTGTGGGTTCTCCAGCATATCA ATCAGGGCTGATACCCGGGGACATCATTACCCATATCAACAATGATCCAGTGGCATCATCAAGAGATGTCTACAGAAGCCTGGAACAGAAAGGAGATTTGGTTATGGTAGTGGTACGCAACGGCCAACGCTATAAAGTCGTTGTTTCTCCAGAAGTGTAA